From Priestia aryabhattai, one genomic window encodes:
- the ssuD gene encoding FMNH2-dependent alkanesulfonate monooxygenase produces MKMLWFIPSHGDGRYLGTNRGGRSADYSYFRQVAQAADRLGFEGVLIPTGKSCEDPWLLAASLIPETERLKFLVAVRPGIMAPSVAARMTSTLDRISNGRLLVNVVAGGDPAELAGDGLFLSHDERYAATDEFLDVWKGLLAGDTVNYEGKHIHVENSELLYPPVQKPSPPIYFGGSSPAGQKVAAKHSDVYLTWGEPPEQVREKITAVRKQAEAEGRTVKFGIRLHIIVRETEEEAWQAADRLIQHLDDDTIQAAQRTFARYDSVGQQRMASLHRGTREELTISPNLWAGVGLVRGGAGTALVGSAENIAKRIKEYEALGIESFILSGYPHLEEAYYVGELLFPLLNIDDGEGKSESIGEIIANDRFPKASTS; encoded by the coding sequence ATGAAAATGTTATGGTTTATTCCTTCCCATGGAGATGGAAGATATTTAGGGACAAATCGAGGAGGTCGTTCAGCAGACTATTCATATTTCCGGCAAGTTGCTCAAGCAGCTGACCGATTAGGGTTTGAAGGAGTGCTGATTCCAACGGGGAAATCATGCGAAGACCCGTGGCTATTGGCTGCTTCACTTATACCTGAGACAGAGCGTCTAAAATTTTTAGTAGCTGTACGCCCCGGTATTATGGCTCCTTCCGTGGCAGCGCGCATGACTTCAACTCTTGATCGAATTTCAAACGGTCGTTTACTAGTCAACGTAGTAGCAGGAGGAGATCCAGCTGAATTAGCCGGAGACGGCCTTTTCTTATCACATGATGAGCGTTATGCAGCTACGGATGAATTTTTAGATGTGTGGAAAGGATTATTGGCTGGCGATACGGTTAATTATGAAGGAAAACATATTCATGTAGAGAATAGTGAGCTGTTGTATCCACCCGTTCAAAAACCTTCTCCACCTATTTATTTTGGCGGGTCTTCACCCGCAGGACAAAAAGTGGCAGCAAAACATTCAGACGTGTATTTAACGTGGGGCGAACCTCCTGAACAAGTAAGAGAAAAAATAACGGCTGTGAGAAAGCAAGCAGAAGCAGAAGGCAGAACCGTTAAGTTTGGGATTCGTTTGCATATTATTGTACGAGAAACAGAAGAAGAGGCATGGCAAGCAGCCGATCGATTAATTCAGCATTTGGACGACGACACTATTCAAGCAGCACAACGTACTTTTGCCAGGTATGACTCAGTCGGGCAGCAGCGAATGGCGAGCCTTCATAGGGGAACCCGAGAGGAACTTACGATTAGCCCTAATTTATGGGCAGGTGTAGGGCTCGTTCGGGGAGGTGCAGGAACTGCTCTAGTAGGCAGTGCTGAAAATATAGCGAAACGAATAAAAGAATATGAAGCTTTAGGAATTGAATCTTTTATTTTATCAGGCTATCCCCATTTAGAAGAAGCTTATTACGTAGGGGAGTTATTGTTCCCGCTTTTAAATATTGATGACGGTGAAGGAAAGAGTGAAAGCATAGGGGAGATTATTGCAAACGATAGGTTTCCAAAAGCTTCAACGTCGTAA
- the ssuE gene encoding NADPH-dependent FMN reductase, whose protein sequence is MSQVTIITGSPSKQSRSTALSDYIAANLQDEKYEVKTVHVRDLPAEDLVYANFSSPAIQEAQKKVADADAVIIVSPIYKASYTGILKTFLDLIPEKGLHNKTVLPIATGGTIAHLLALDYVFKPTLSVLGATALIHGVYIVDSEVAYTKENEIEFIAEEAEARIKRSLKELGYHLEQTKRSVES, encoded by the coding sequence ATGAGCCAGGTTACAATTATTACAGGAAGTCCTTCAAAACAATCAAGGTCAACTGCTTTAAGCGATTATATTGCAGCAAACCTACAAGATGAAAAATATGAAGTGAAAACCGTGCATGTCCGCGATCTACCCGCTGAAGACTTAGTATATGCTAACTTTTCTAGCCCTGCGATTCAAGAAGCTCAAAAGAAAGTGGCAGATGCTGATGCCGTTATTATTGTCAGCCCAATCTATAAAGCTAGCTACACGGGAATCTTAAAAACATTTTTAGATTTAATACCTGAAAAAGGTTTACACAATAAAACGGTGCTTCCAATAGCTACAGGGGGAACCATTGCTCATCTGTTAGCTCTCGATTATGTATTTAAGCCAACTTTATCCGTTTTAGGAGCTACTGCTCTTATTCATGGAGTTTATATTGTTGATTCAGAGGTGGCCTATACGAAAGAAAATGAAATTGAGTTTATTGCGGAAGAAGCGGAAGCGAGAATTAAACGTTCATTAAAAGAGCTAGGATATCATTTAGAACAAACGAAAAGGAGTGTTGAATCATGA
- a CDS encoding ABC transporter permease produces the protein MSKTSVVSGHVQSSVAHLQKVKKRKEETKNKHGIFLRSLVVPILLIVVWQIIGSAGYVSKTVLPTPVDIVLSFKQLIVSGELGANLQISILRAAIGFAIGAGLGLLFGVIVGFSKKTEHYMDPSIQMLRTVPHLALAPLFILWFGFGEISKVLLIANGAFFPIYVNTYLGIRGVDSKLFDVARVLQFSKWKQITKLILPAALPNILLGVRLSLGIAWLGLVVAELMGASEGVGYMIMDARQFSQTDVVFVGIIIFAVVGKLTDSFVRILENRLLKWRDSYAGDK, from the coding sequence ATGAGTAAAACATCTGTGGTGTCAGGGCATGTTCAGTCTTCAGTAGCTCACTTGCAAAAAGTGAAAAAAAGAAAAGAAGAAACGAAAAATAAGCATGGAATTTTCCTTCGTTCTCTTGTCGTGCCAATTCTACTTATCGTCGTGTGGCAAATCATTGGTTCTGCGGGCTATGTATCCAAAACTGTTCTTCCTACCCCTGTTGATATTGTACTTTCTTTTAAACAGCTAATCGTATCGGGGGAACTCGGCGCTAACCTTCAAATCAGTATTTTGCGTGCTGCTATAGGTTTTGCCATTGGAGCTGGTCTAGGGTTACTATTCGGTGTTATTGTCGGTTTCTCAAAGAAAACGGAGCACTATATGGATCCTTCTATTCAAATGCTTAGAACCGTTCCGCACCTTGCATTGGCGCCTTTATTTATCTTATGGTTTGGCTTTGGGGAAATTTCAAAAGTATTGTTAATTGCAAATGGTGCATTTTTTCCAATCTATGTTAATACGTATCTAGGCATTCGCGGCGTTGACTCGAAATTGTTTGATGTTGCTCGTGTTCTTCAATTTAGTAAATGGAAACAAATAACAAAACTCATTTTACCAGCCGCTCTTCCTAATATTTTACTGGGTGTCCGATTGTCTTTAGGTATTGCATGGCTCGGACTGGTAGTAGCAGAATTAATGGGAGCAAGTGAAGGTGTAGGATATATGATTATGGATGCTAGACAGTTTTCTCAAACGGACGTAGTTTTTGTTGGAATTATCATTTTTGCTGTTGTAGGGAAATTAACGGATTCATTTGTCCGAATATTAGAAAATCGTCTTCTCAAATGGAGAGACAGCTACGCAGGTGACAAATAA
- a CDS encoding aliphatic sulfonate ABC transporter substrate-binding protein, with product MKKLLLTAAIVLVLALAGCGTKEKASGEDSKNVTINIGIQQSLGPLMLAQNQKWFEKEFKKIGVNVKWTEFQSGPPQFEGLASGHLDFGQVGNSPVISGQGADIPFLEIANSSDGLKGNAILVGKNSKIKSVKDLKGKKIAVAKGSSGFNLLYRALDQNGLKPSDVKIIQLQPDEAQPAFENGSVDAWSIWEPFVSLQNLKNEARILADGDSLKVASPSFTIVREGFAKDHPELVVKFLQVYQKALQWQNEHFEESVDILAKQKNLDKDVVRQVLKNNPVYNRPTSKEIIAEQQRTADFQQSLGIIKKKIDTGDVVDNSFIEKALKEK from the coding sequence ATGAAAAAGCTACTTTTAACTGCAGCTATTGTACTTGTTCTCGCATTGGCTGGGTGCGGGACGAAAGAAAAAGCGAGCGGAGAAGATTCGAAAAACGTTACGATCAATATTGGTATCCAACAAAGCCTAGGACCTTTAATGCTGGCACAAAACCAAAAATGGTTTGAAAAAGAATTTAAAAAAATAGGTGTAAATGTCAAATGGACCGAGTTTCAAAGCGGTCCTCCGCAATTTGAAGGTTTAGCATCTGGACACTTGGATTTCGGTCAAGTTGGAAATTCACCGGTTATTTCTGGTCAAGGCGCAGATATTCCGTTTTTAGAAATTGCTAATTCCAGCGACGGATTAAAAGGAAATGCCATTTTAGTAGGGAAAAACAGCAAGATTAAAAGCGTAAAAGATTTAAAAGGTAAAAAGATTGCGGTTGCGAAAGGAAGCAGTGGTTTTAATTTATTGTACAGAGCTCTTGACCAAAATGGCTTGAAGCCAAGTGATGTAAAGATTATTCAGCTTCAGCCAGACGAAGCTCAGCCAGCATTTGAAAATGGGTCAGTTGATGCATGGTCAATTTGGGAACCATTTGTCTCACTGCAAAACTTAAAAAATGAAGCGCGTATTTTAGCAGACGGCGATTCGTTAAAGGTTGCTTCACCAAGTTTTACTATTGTAAGAGAAGGCTTCGCAAAAGATCATCCAGAGTTAGTCGTTAAGTTTTTACAAGTTTATCAAAAAGCGCTCCAGTGGCAAAACGAACATTTTGAAGAATCTGTGGATATTTTAGCAAAGCAAAAAAATCTAGATAAAGACGTAGTAAGACAAGTATTAAAAAATAATCCTGTCTATAATCGCCCAACTTCTAAAGAAATTATTGCAGAACAACAGCGAACAGCTGATTTTCAACAATCTTTAGGCATTATTAAAAAGAAAATTGATACTGGGGATGTCGTTGATAATTCATTTATTGAAAAAGCATTAAAAGAAAAATGA
- a CDS encoding ABC transporter ATP-binding protein → MSVMIQSVNRSFQKGEQVTQALRNVNLTINKGEFITVIGPSGCGKSTLLKMIAGLDMDYEGRIEINGKHIAGPSIKQGMIFQEHRLFPWLNVEQNIAADLSLKDSNVRRRVDELIDIVRLKGFEKAYPRELSGGMSQRVAIARALLRNPEVLLLDEPFGALDAFTRTHLQDVLLDIWKKEKTTMIFVTHDLDESIYLGTKIVIMSARPGEISRVVPVEISHPRKKTELPFQQLRQQVLKEFEEAGEH, encoded by the coding sequence GTGAGTGTCATGATTCAATCGGTTAACCGCTCATTCCAAAAAGGAGAACAAGTAACTCAAGCATTGCGAAATGTAAATCTTACTATTAATAAAGGTGAATTTATAACCGTTATTGGTCCGAGCGGATGCGGGAAAAGTACACTGCTTAAAATGATCGCAGGACTTGATATGGATTATGAAGGGCGCATTGAAATCAACGGGAAGCACATAGCCGGCCCTAGCATTAAACAAGGAATGATTTTTCAAGAACACCGCTTGTTCCCGTGGCTTAATGTTGAACAAAATATAGCAGCTGACTTATCGCTGAAAGATTCGAACGTTCGGCGCCGCGTAGATGAGCTAATTGATATTGTCAGGCTGAAAGGATTTGAAAAAGCTTATCCTCGAGAACTATCTGGAGGGATGTCTCAACGAGTTGCTATTGCGCGTGCTCTTTTAAGAAATCCAGAGGTTTTATTATTAGATGAACCGTTTGGTGCGTTAGATGCTTTCACCCGCACTCATTTGCAAGATGTGCTGCTAGATATATGGAAAAAAGAAAAAACAACCATGATTTTTGTTACGCATGATTTAGATGAATCCATTTACTTGGGGACTAAAATTGTGATTATGAGTGCCAGACCAGGAGAAATTAGCCGGGTCGTGCCAGTAGAAATTAGTCATCCGCGAAAAAAGACAGAATTACCATTTCAGCAACTAAGGCAGCAAGTACTGAAAGAATTTGAAGAAGCAGGAGAACATTAA
- a CDS encoding cation:proton antiporter codes for MDHLVFEVGTALLLVALAAILAHKFKFTIIPFLILLGMAVGPHAPEFGSFSLKFIESQEIIEFMGRIGVLFLLFYLGLEFSVGKLIKSGRSIAVGGSIYILINFTLGLLYGYLTGNPLLEVLIIAGIITISSSAIVAKVLVDLKRTANPETELILGIIMFEDIFLAVYLSVVSGLVLGDHGSLAGSLTSILIAFGYMMLFFIIARKATPLLNKLLNISSNEIFIIVVFAVLFFVAGFSETIHVAEAIGALLLGLVFSETEHRDRIEHLVVPFRDFFGAIFFFSFGLSIDPLTLWDAGWLALGAVALTIIGNFTAGIISGRKSGLSHKASTNIGLTIMSRGEFSIIMANIGIEGGLSAILQPFAALYVLILAIIGPLLTKESKHIYGFLNRVFKWKKPNPQESKG; via the coding sequence TTGGATCATTTAGTATTTGAAGTTGGGACAGCTTTGTTACTAGTCGCTTTAGCGGCTATACTAGCACATAAATTTAAATTTACAATTATTCCATTCCTCATTCTGCTGGGCATGGCGGTTGGTCCCCATGCTCCTGAGTTTGGCTCGTTCAGTTTAAAGTTTATTGAAAGCCAAGAGATTATTGAATTTATGGGGAGAATTGGAGTTCTCTTTTTACTATTTTATTTAGGATTAGAATTTTCAGTTGGAAAGTTAATTAAATCAGGTAGGTCCATCGCGGTGGGAGGGTCTATTTATATTTTAATTAACTTCACTTTAGGATTATTGTATGGATACCTGACAGGAAACCCTCTTCTTGAAGTGCTGATTATCGCTGGAATTATTACGATTTCATCCAGTGCGATTGTCGCAAAAGTATTGGTTGATTTAAAACGAACAGCGAATCCAGAAACGGAACTGATATTAGGGATCATTATGTTTGAAGATATTTTCTTAGCCGTTTATCTTTCTGTCGTTTCAGGGTTGGTGCTTGGGGACCACGGATCGCTTGCTGGGTCTTTAACGTCTATTTTAATTGCGTTTGGCTATATGATGCTGTTCTTTATCATTGCTCGAAAAGCCACGCCGCTACTAAATAAACTTTTAAATATTTCATCAAACGAAATCTTTATAATCGTAGTTTTTGCGGTATTGTTTTTCGTGGCAGGCTTCTCAGAAACAATCCACGTGGCAGAAGCAATTGGCGCATTATTGCTTGGACTTGTATTTTCTGAAACAGAACATCGCGATCGTATTGAACATCTTGTCGTACCGTTTCGTGATTTCTTTGGAGCCATCTTTTTCTTCAGTTTCGGATTAAGTATTGATCCTCTCACGTTATGGGATGCAGGCTGGCTTGCGCTTGGAGCAGTTGCGCTTACGATAATTGGTAACTTTACAGCCGGTATAATTTCAGGAAGAAAAAGCGGGCTGTCACACAAGGCTTCTACCAACATTGGATTAACGATTATGTCACGAGGCGAGTTTTCTATCATTATGGCTAACATTGGAATTGAAGGAGGATTATCTGCAATTCTTCAGCCATTCGCTGCGCTTTACGTATTGATTTTAGCTATTATTGGTCCTTTGTTAACAAAGGAGTCTAAGCACATATACGGATTTTTAAACCGAGTATTTAAATGGAAAAAACCAAATCCTCAAGAATCAAAAGGATAA
- a CDS encoding cation:proton antiporter regulatory subunit, whose protein sequence is MMIKETELPGIGRKFEIETSGGSRVVVIIHDDGRREIYHFDQKDLEESIFDITLTDTESRQLAAILGGMIYKPKAMETIEVAFNDLVIEWYKVEKQAKAHSKTIGEIDVRSNYDVTIIAVIKNTQKKLSTPGPDTLIEEGDTLVISGERGNLKTLIKELLSQGGSS, encoded by the coding sequence ATGATGATTAAAGAAACGGAATTACCAGGAATCGGCCGTAAATTTGAAATTGAGACAAGCGGAGGAAGCCGCGTAGTCGTTATCATTCATGATGATGGACGACGTGAAATCTACCACTTCGATCAAAAAGATTTAGAAGAAAGCATTTTTGACATTACGTTAACAGATACGGAATCAAGACAGCTAGCTGCTATTTTAGGTGGCATGATTTATAAGCCCAAAGCAATGGAAACCATTGAAGTGGCATTCAATGACTTAGTTATTGAATGGTACAAAGTTGAAAAGCAGGCGAAAGCTCACAGCAAAACAATTGGTGAAATTGACGTTCGCAGTAACTATGATGTCACCATCATCGCCGTCATTAAAAACACGCAAAAAAAATTATCAACTCCAGGACCAGATACGTTAATTGAAGAAGGAGATACGCTTGTCATCTCTGGAGAAAGAGGAAATTTAAAAACGCTCATTAAAGAATTGCTTTCACAAGGAGGTAGTTCATAA
- the gerE gene encoding spore germination transcription factor GerE: protein MKEKEFQPKPLLTKREREVFELLVQDKTTKEIASELFISEKTVRNHISNAMQKLGVKGRSQAVVELLRMGELEL from the coding sequence TTGAAAGAAAAAGAGTTTCAACCTAAACCGCTACTTACAAAGCGTGAACGAGAAGTATTCGAGCTTTTAGTACAGGACAAAACAACAAAAGAAATCGCGAGTGAACTATTCATTAGCGAAAAAACAGTTCGAAATCATATTTCTAATGCGATGCAAAAGCTTGGAGTCAAGGGGCGTTCTCAAGCAGTCGTAGAACTCCTTCGTATGGGAGAACTTGAACTATAA
- a CDS encoding acyl-CoA thioesterase has protein sequence MNNISYIEDMDHWKESFSFKQKIKVRFSETDMFGHLNNTVPFVYFEQIRTEFFHHIGFMQKWTSEHEGTIPVVADLQCDYVKQVYFGDMLSVFVKAHRIGRSSVDLHYMVQNEQREVVLTGRGTMVQISKETGKSVPWNEEMKRCLSNI, from the coding sequence ATGAATAATATTTCGTATATTGAGGACATGGATCACTGGAAAGAGTCATTTTCGTTTAAGCAGAAAATCAAGGTAAGATTTTCGGAAACAGATATGTTTGGGCATTTAAATAATACGGTTCCTTTTGTTTATTTTGAACAGATACGTACTGAATTCTTTCACCATATTGGCTTTATGCAAAAGTGGACGAGTGAGCATGAGGGAACGATACCGGTGGTGGCTGATTTGCAGTGCGATTATGTGAAACAAGTGTATTTTGGCGACATGCTATCTGTTTTTGTAAAAGCTCATAGAATCGGACGTTCTTCGGTTGATTTACACTATATGGTTCAAAATGAGCAAAGAGAGGTTGTACTCACGGGGAGAGGAACAATGGTGCAAATTTCTAAAGAAACAGGAAAAAGTGTGCCTTGGAATGAAGAGATGAAAAGGTGTTTATCGAATATATGA
- the sdhB gene encoding succinate dehydrogenase iron-sulfur subunit produces MSEQQTVQKTVRFIITRQDSAESAPYNQEFEIPYRPNMNVISALMEIRRNPVDASGKEVAPINWEMNCLEEVCGACSMVINGKPRQSCTALVDKLEQPIRLQPMKTFPVVRDLQVDRSRMFDSLKKVKAWVPIDGTYDLGPGPRMPEKKRQWAYELSKCMTCGVCLEACPNVNDKSNFIGPAPLSQVRLFNAHPTGALNKGERLETIMGDGGLANCGNSQNCVQSCPKGIPLTTSIAALNRDTTIQAFRSFFGSDQV; encoded by the coding sequence ATGAGTGAACAACAAACAGTCCAAAAGACAGTGCGCTTCATTATTACACGTCAAGATTCAGCTGAATCTGCTCCTTACAATCAGGAGTTTGAAATTCCGTATCGTCCGAATATGAACGTTATTTCAGCACTGATGGAAATTAGACGTAACCCTGTTGATGCTTCAGGTAAAGAGGTTGCTCCGATAAACTGGGAAATGAACTGTTTAGAGGAAGTATGCGGAGCCTGTTCAATGGTTATCAACGGTAAACCTCGTCAGTCATGTACAGCTCTTGTTGATAAACTAGAACAGCCGATTCGCTTGCAGCCAATGAAAACATTCCCTGTTGTTCGTGATTTGCAGGTAGACCGCAGCCGTATGTTTGATTCACTAAAAAAAGTAAAAGCATGGGTTCCAATCGATGGCACATACGATTTAGGACCAGGACCGCGTATGCCAGAAAAGAAACGTCAGTGGGCATATGAGTTATCCAAGTGTATGACATGCGGCGTTTGCTTAGAAGCTTGTCCAAACGTAAACGACAAGTCAAACTTCATCGGTCCAGCACCGCTTTCTCAAGTTCGCTTGTTTAATGCCCATCCAACGGGTGCGTTAAATAAAGGAGAACGTTTAGAGACTATTATGGGTGACGGAGGGCTAGCGAACTGTGGGAACTCTCAAAACTGCGTTCAATCATGTCCGAAAGGAATTCCATTGACTACTTCAATCGCAGCCTTGAACCGCGACACAACAATTCAAGCATTCAGAAGTTTCTTTGGTAGCGATCAAGTATAA
- the sdhA gene encoding succinate dehydrogenase flavoprotein subunit, which yields MSNGKIIVVGGGLAGLMATIKIAESGKQVDLFSLVPVKRSHSVCAQGGINGAVNTKGEGDSPWEHFDDTVYGGDFLANQPPVKAMCEAAPGIIHLLDRMGVMFNRTPEGLLDFRRFGGTQHHRTAFAGATTGQQLLYALDEQVRRYEVAGLVTKYEGWEFLGAVLDDDRTCRGISAQNLKSMEIKTFPADAVIMATGGPGIVFGKSTNSVINTGSAASIVYQQGAYYSNGEFIQIHPTAIPGDDKLRLMSESARGEGGRVWTYKDGKPWYFLEEKYPAYGNLVPRDIATREIFDVCVAQKLGINGENMVYLDLSHKDPKELDIKLGGIIEIYEKFMGDDPRKVPMKIFPAVHYSMGGLWVDYDQMTNIPGLFAAGECDYSQHGANRLGANSLLSAIYGGMVAGPKAVEYINGLEKSADAISSSVYDRHVKEEEEKWNNIMNLQGTENAYVLHKELGEWMTDNVTVVRYNDKLLKTDEKIQELIERYDRININDTAKWSNQAATFTRQLQNMLQLSRVVTLGAYNRNESRGAHYKPDFPDRNDEEFLKTTMASFVDKKTAPSFHYEEVDVSLIKPRKRDYTKKKDEKPKKQQEGVR from the coding sequence ATGAGTAACGGAAAAATCATCGTAGTCGGTGGCGGTTTAGCTGGCTTGATGGCAACAATAAAAATTGCTGAGTCTGGCAAGCAAGTAGATTTATTTTCACTAGTTCCGGTAAAAAGATCTCACTCAGTTTGCGCGCAAGGTGGAATTAACGGAGCCGTAAATACAAAAGGTGAAGGGGATTCACCATGGGAACACTTTGATGACACAGTGTATGGCGGCGACTTTTTAGCCAACCAGCCACCTGTAAAAGCAATGTGTGAAGCAGCTCCTGGTATTATTCACTTACTTGACCGCATGGGTGTTATGTTTAACCGTACTCCTGAGGGTTTGTTAGACTTCAGACGATTTGGCGGTACGCAGCATCACCGTACGGCTTTTGCTGGAGCAACAACGGGTCAACAATTACTATACGCATTAGATGAACAGGTTCGCCGTTATGAAGTTGCCGGACTTGTGACAAAGTACGAAGGATGGGAATTCCTAGGCGCTGTACTGGATGATGATCGTACCTGTCGCGGAATTTCAGCACAGAATTTAAAATCAATGGAAATCAAAACGTTCCCTGCTGATGCAGTTATTATGGCTACAGGTGGACCTGGGATTGTCTTTGGAAAATCAACAAACTCGGTTATTAATACAGGTTCAGCAGCCTCTATTGTATATCAGCAAGGTGCATACTATTCAAACGGAGAGTTTATTCAAATTCATCCAACTGCTATTCCGGGAGATGACAAGCTTCGTCTTATGAGTGAATCTGCTCGGGGAGAAGGCGGACGCGTTTGGACATATAAAGACGGTAAACCTTGGTATTTCTTAGAGGAAAAATATCCGGCATACGGTAACTTGGTACCTCGTGATATTGCAACTCGTGAAATTTTCGACGTCTGCGTAGCGCAGAAGTTAGGAATTAACGGAGAGAACATGGTTTATCTTGACCTTTCACATAAAGATCCAAAAGAGCTAGACATTAAACTTGGAGGTATCATTGAAATCTATGAAAAATTCATGGGTGATGATCCACGCAAGGTACCAATGAAAATTTTCCCAGCCGTACACTATTCAATGGGCGGTTTATGGGTGGATTACGATCAAATGACAAATATTCCTGGCTTATTCGCAGCTGGTGAGTGTGATTATTCACAGCACGGAGCGAACCGTTTAGGGGCAAACTCATTATTATCAGCTATTTATGGTGGTATGGTTGCGGGTCCTAAAGCTGTTGAATATATCAATGGTTTAGAAAAGAGCGCAGATGCTATTTCTTCAAGCGTATATGATCGTCATGTGAAAGAAGAAGAAGAGAAATGGAACAATATCATGAATCTTCAAGGTACAGAAAATGCATACGTTCTTCATAAAGAGCTAGGGGAATGGATGACTGACAACGTGACAGTCGTACGATACAATGACAAACTGTTAAAAACAGATGAAAAGATTCAAGAGTTAATTGAACGTTATGATCGTATTAACATTAATGACACGGCCAAATGGAGTAATCAAGCGGCAACATTTACTCGTCAGCTGCAAAACATGCTTCAGCTTTCACGTGTTGTAACGCTAGGAGCTTACAACCGTAACGAGAGTCGCGGTGCTCATTATAAGCCGGATTTCCCAGATCGTAACGATGAAGAATTCTTAAAAACAACAATGGCATCTTTCGTTGATAAGAAAACGGCTCCTTCTTTCCATTATGAAGAGGTAGACGTATCGTTAATCAAACCGCGTAAGCGCGACTACACAAAGAAAAAAGATGAAAAACCCAAAAAACAACAAGAGGGGGTTCGTTAA
- a CDS encoding succinate dehydrogenase cytochrome b558 subunit, whose translation MAANREFQYRRIHSLLGVIPIGIFLTQHLVVNHFATKGEESFNQAAHFMESLPFRYALEIFIIFLPIVFHAIYGLYIAFTAKTNVNNYGFFRNWMFILQRVSGVITLIFITWHVWETRIQAALGKEVDFQMMEQILSNPAMLAFYIVGVVSTIFHFANGLWSFGVSWGLTVTPRSQRISTYVTLAIFLALTFVGVRTLFAFA comes from the coding sequence ATGGCGGCAAACAGAGAGTTTCAATATCGGAGAATCCATTCATTACTTGGAGTAATACCAATCGGGATTTTCTTAACACAGCATTTAGTTGTGAATCATTTCGCGACAAAGGGAGAAGAATCATTTAATCAAGCAGCTCACTTCATGGAGAGCTTACCTTTCCGCTATGCTCTAGAAATTTTCATTATTTTCTTACCAATCGTTTTTCACGCAATATACGGTCTTTACATCGCATTCACTGCTAAAACAAACGTTAACAACTATGGATTTTTCCGTAACTGGATGTTTATCCTTCAGCGTGTTTCAGGTGTAATCACACTTATCTTCATCACATGGCACGTATGGGAAACCAGAATACAAGCTGCGCTTGGAAAAGAAGTAGATTTTCAAATGATGGAACAAATTTTAAGCAACCCGGCAATGCTTGCATTCTACATAGTTGGTGTTGTATCTACAATCTTCCACTTTGCAAACGGTCTATGGTCATTTGGCGTTAGCTGGGGGTTAACTGTAACACCACGTTCTCAAAGAATTTCAACTTATGTGACATTAGCAATCTTCTTAGCACTTACATTCGTAGGTGTTCGTACATTATTCGCATTTGCATAA
- a CDS encoding YslB family protein produces MSNLQTESQQELEETMETSEPNVAAETGRALDHVPYFGYSLLRDVLIPELLGDETNTISYWAGKHLARKYPLNTMDEIIAFFKAASWGTLTLAKKDKYSLELELSGDVVSKRFQQETCSFHLESGFVAEQIQRQNNCLTEAYLTPKEKNGKVLISVQWDRKDILPTETRAERYKK; encoded by the coding sequence ATGAGCAATTTACAAACAGAATCACAGCAAGAACTTGAAGAGACGATGGAAACATCAGAACCTAATGTCGCAGCTGAAACAGGGAGAGCTCTTGATCACGTTCCATATTTCGGATACAGCCTTTTGCGCGACGTTTTAATTCCAGAGCTTCTTGGAGACGAAACGAATACGATCTCATACTGGGCAGGAAAACACCTTGCGCGTAAATATCCATTAAATACAATGGATGAAATCATCGCTTTTTTTAAAGCAGCCTCCTGGGGAACACTGACGCTTGCAAAAAAAGATAAATACTCATTAGAGCTTGAATTATCAGGTGATGTAGTCAGCAAAAGATTTCAGCAGGAAACTTGTTCGTTTCATCTTGAGTCAGGATTTGTAGCCGAACAGATTCAGCGGCAAAACAACTGCCTAACAGAAGCCTATTTAACGCCTAAAGAAAAGAACGGAAAAGTGCTGATTTCCGTGCAGTGGGATCGAAAAGATATCTTACCTACCGAAACACGTGCGGAGCGTTATAAAAAGTAA